In a genomic window of Procambarus clarkii isolate CNS0578487 chromosome 10, FALCON_Pclarkii_2.0, whole genome shotgun sequence:
- the LOC123747733 gene encoding probable serine/threonine-protein kinase samkC, whose protein sequence is MVRDASQLVRDVSQLVRDVSQMVRDASQLVRDVSQLVRDVSQMVRDASQLVRDVSQLVRDVSQLVRDVSQLVKDVSQLVRDVSQLVRDVSQLVRDVSQLVRDASQLVRDVSQLVRDASQLVRDVSQLVRDVSQLVRDASQLVRDVSQLVRDASQLVRDVSQLVKDVSQLVRDASQLVRGVSQLVRDVSQLFLKGTHKPSEYKPNEHKPIEHKPSEHKPIEHKPSEHKPIEHKPNEHKPIEHKPSEHKPIEHKPSEHKPSEYKPSEHKPIEHKPSEHKPSEHKPSEHKPSEHKTSEHKPSEHKPSEHKPSEHKPSEHKTSEHKPSEHKPSEHKPSEHKTSEHKPSEHKPSEHKTSEHKPSEHKPSEHKPSEHKPSEHKPSEHKPSEHKPSEHKPVSTNPVNTNPVNTNPVNTNPVSTNPVNTNQ, encoded by the exons ATGGTGAGAGACGCGTCTCAGCTGGTGAGAGATGTGTCTCAGCTGGTGAGGGATGTGTCTCAGATGGTGAGAGACGCGTCTCAGCTGGTGAGAGATGTGTCTCAGCTGGTGAGGGATGTGTCTCAGATGGTGAGAGACGCGTCTCAGCTGGTGAGGGATGTGTCTCAGCTGGTGAGAGATGTGTCTCAGTTGGTGAGAGATGTGTCTCAGCTGGTGAAAGATGTGTCTCAGCTGGTGAGAGATGTGTCTCAGTTGGTGAGAGATGTGTCTCAGCTGGTGAGAGATGTGTCTCAGCTAGTGAGAGACGCGTCTCAGCTGGTGAGAGATGTGTCTCAGCTAGTGAGAGATGCGTCTCAGCTGGTGAGAGATGTGTCTCAGCTGGTGAGAGATGTGTCTCAGCTAGTGAGAGACGCGTCTCAGCTGGTGAGAGATGTGTCTCAGCTAGTGAGAGACGCGTCTCAGCTGGTGAGAGATGTGTCTCAGTTGGTGAAAGATGTGTCTCAGCTGGTGAGAGACGCGTCTCAGCTGGTGAGAGGCGTGTCTCAGCTGGTGAGAGATGTGTCTCAGCTA TTCCTCAAGGGGACGCACAAACCCAGTGAGTACAAACCCAATGAACACAAGCCCATTGAACACAAACCCAGTGAACACAAGCCCATTGAACACAAACCCAGTGAACACAAGCCCATTGAACACAAACCCAATGAACACAAGCCCATTGAACACAAACCCAGTGAACACAAGCCCATTGAACACAAACCCAGTGAACACAAACCCAGTGAGTACAAACCCAGTGAACACAAGCCCATTGAACACAAACCCAGTGAACACAAACCCAGTGAACACAAACCCAGTGAACACAAACCCAGTGAACACAAAACCAGTGAACACAAACCCAGTGAACACAAACCCAGTGAACACAAACCCAGTGAGCACAAACCCAGTGAACACAAAACCAGTGAACACAAACCCAGTGAACACAAACCCAGTGAACACAAACCCAGTGAACACAAAACCAGTGAACACAAACCCAGTGAACACAAACCCAGTGAACACAAAACCAGTGAACACAAACCCAGTGAACACAAACCCAGTGAACACAAACCCAGTGAACACAAACCCAGTGAACACAAACCCAGTGAACACAAACCCAGTGAACACAAACCCAGTGAACACAAACCAGTGAGCACAAACCCCGTGAACACAAACCCCGTGAACACAAACCCCGTGAACACAAACCCAGTGAGCACAAACCCAGTGAACACAAACCAGTGA